The DNA sequence CTTCGGTGGAGGTGGTCCGCAGATGAGAAACCTCCGCGCGTGGGCCTTCGGGAGACTTCCGAACGTTGAGTTTTCCGGGTACGTAGATCGTAAGGAGTTAGGGAGAGCCTTGGGATGGTGTGATGTTGGGTTGGTGACTCAGATTCCAGAGACAGTCGGGACGGTAGTGCCGAGTAAGACTAGTACGGCGCGCACGTGTTTCCTCCGGCACGCCTGGCACTCTTCCAGTTGCGGCCTCCTTTTTCCGTAGTTCACCGACGGTGACCACCAGAGCGACCAAGATCCGGTAGTGCTGACCACGGCAGCAATATCGTTGCCGGCGGATCGCCGTTGCCAAAGCGGCAGTTCCGCTCGTAGTGTCGGCAAGCCGGGCCAAACGGTTAGGGTTGCCGAGTGGGCTGGCTGCCCTTGGGACTGCATAACATCCCGTCGCGTTGCGCGTTCCGCGGCGACCTGCACTTCATCACGCGCTTTCGGTGGTTCTGGCCGGGCGTGACGTGAGGCACTTCACGTCGGTCTGGCAGAAATGCAGCCTTACTCAGGAGGAAATAGATTAACGCCCCCCAATACAGCTCTTTCGAACCTCTCTTGGAGCGTAGTGTTGCTAGAGAGGCGGCCGGGCTATCTACGTTTGATTGATCATAAGCGGAGATTACGTATATGAATGGACGAATAGCGCGCGATCTGCACCGCCGTGCAGAGGTATCTGTCGTTACCGCGGTTGTTGTGCTAGACTGCATCACTTGGTTTGCGCTGCCATTGTCGTCTCTCAACCCAAGGCAAGGCGCTAGGCGAACGATGGGGCCGGTTTTGCTGTCGGTGTTGTGTCTGATGGGCTGCTTTGCGAGTACGGTGGTGGGACAGTCTGATACATTGCCAAGCGGCACTGGGAACCTCCAGCCCTCCGCAGAATCCAAAACGTCCAGTGATCGCTCGGTGAACGTAAGGGCATTTGGGGCGAAAGGCGACTGGACCGGTGTGTCTGGCACCGATGATACCGCTGCGTTTGAATCGGCATTTTCCACTTCCCGCCGCATCTATATTCCTCCTGGCGTGTATGTGGTAAGCAAACCAATAATCTTGCTGTCTGGTCAGGTGGTCGTCGGTGCGGGGCGGTCGCAGACCAAGATTGTGAATCGAACGTCAGATGTCTTTCAGTTGAGAGGTAATGTTAATGGAATTCAGCTTCAGGACTTTTCAGTTGCTGCATATGCTGGTCATGTATTGAATGTCGGCGAATTTGGCCTTAGTCTTTCGGTGTTGAGTGACATTCAGTGGTCAGTCATCGGAGCGCCCGACAAGGCTGTGATGTATGTGTCCCGCGGTGGTGGGTTGATTGATGTGAATGTGTCGGACTTTGACTTTGGGTACCCGGCGCAGTCACGGACCGTCGGCGCAGTTTATTCCAGCGGTGACGGACATGGATTCCGACTGCATCACGGGCGAATCAGCCAAATTCCTCATCCGGGCGACGCTGGTCCATATGCCATTGAGATCGATGCAGGGCGAGAGTCTCCGATTACGGGCACTCAAATCGATCATGTCACATTCGAGCAGGCTACTGGTGGAGCTGTGAAGTTGTCGGGTAATATTCAGTTCTCGGTGTCGTACTGTAATATTGCAGATATGCGGCGAGGCAGTGCAATACGGCCGATGTTTAATATTGGGAAAATCGGGAACATCGCGAGTGCGTATGGACGTGTCGATCATATTTGGTCAATGGTTGGAACGGACAAAGCCCCAGATATCGCGATTAGCGATTCAACCGGCATTGAGCTTGAGTTTCTGGACGCAAACTACATAGATGGCGGAGGCGAGGGCGGGCGGAAGGGCGGGAGAGTGTCCTGGATCAACGACATCAGTGCCCCGTCTGCCGGCCGGAAGGTTTTTCAGAACATTGATCCTGGTGCGCTTATGATTGTTGATGGTGAGATAAGACAGGCCACGGGGATTCCGAGGCTTGTACTTCGCGGAGACGGCGGCCCATCGAGTTACAGTAGCACGACCGAGGTTACGATGCGTTCCGTGGCAATACCTGTCGGGGCTGTGACGGTTGGGTCAGTTGTGAGAATAAGGGCCTTTGGATCTGTGAAGGGGAGGAGCGGGGGAAAGACCGTAATGCTGCGATTTGGAGAGGCGGCAGCAAAAACCGCGATCCTGGCAAAAGTCGGAGAAGGCGCCGCAGACGAGAACAGTTGGATGATCGAAGGCGAAATCCAGTTGCGACCAAGTGTTCGTGAGCAACAGAGCTGGTCCGTTAGTTGGAATGGATCCCGACCGGAAGTAGGTAGCGCGGGGACGACGGCTTACGATTGTGCGAGCCATCCGCTTCAGATCGCGATAACGTCGGTCGTTTCGAACGCGAAGGATAGTATAGAGCTTCGTGTCTTTGAGGTAGAAGTGCTCAGATAGCACGAGTATGCCTAGCACAAGACAGCGAGGTGTGAGTAGGATCAAACACGCTCGTCGCGCAAAGCTACTAGGACGACGACAGCGACCCGATCTGGTAACCATGTCTGGCGAATGTCGAGTTGCGACGCTGTTGGTGTGGCGCACAGCGGTTCCGTAGCCGTACGGAGCGAAGGCACGAGGGGTTAGTAACGGTTGGTGAACCAGTGCGTTGGTTCTTATTGATTTCGACGAGCTTGGTGCTGGCTGCGGGCGGCGCATCGCAGGGCGGCGTGTGGCCGGCGCAGTGGCAATTGGCGTGATTGCGGGCATCTATCTGCTGAGCGCCGGGCTCTGGTGCCAGGCGGGGGCGTGGAACTGGGGCTGGCCGCGGGGTTGACGGGGTGGGTGGTGTTCCAGATGGTGCCGCTGCCTCCGGGGGTGGTGGCGGTGTTGAGCCTGACGCGGCTGGCGGTGTTCTGTTCCGGGGAGGCGGGTTTTGGGTGGGGGGGGGCTGAAGCACCATGCGGGCTGAGTCCCCCGCCGGAGTGGGGCTGAGCGGGGCCGTGGTTGGTTGGAATGTTCCATGGGGGTAGTGAACGTCTTTGCGAGTACGGTTTGTCAATCAGTTCTTCTGGCCGGATGAGGCGGCGACCAGCCAGATTCTGACGGATCTGGCGCGGGCTGCCGATTGCGACGTGGAAGTCGTCTGCGGTGCGGCTGGCTATGCGGCGGCTACGGGTGAGCCAGGGCTGGCTCCGAAGGGTGTTCGGGTGGCTCGCGTGGGGACTTCCCGCTTCGGCCATGGGCGGCTGCAGAAGATCGCCAGCTATGCGGGCTTTTTTGGCGGCGCCGCGTGGCGGATGCTCACCGGCCCTCGAGTGGACCTGACTGTCACGATGACTACACCTCCCTTGCTGGGGCTGTTGGGCTGGGCCGCGCAACGCTGGCGTGGGTCGCGACATTTCGTCTGGGAGATGGATGTCTATCCGGATGTGGCCACGGCGCTGGGCACGTTCCGGCCGGGCGGAGTGTTGGATCAAGCGGTGGGTTGGCTGGCGGATGTGCCTCGACGGCGAGCGGATGAGGTGATCTCGCTGGGTCCCTGTATGTCGGAGCGGCTGATCCGACGGGGCGTGCGGGCGGAACGGATCTTCGCCGCGGATAACTGGGCGGATGGGGCGGCTATCCAACCTCTGCCGTTTGTATCGAATGGACGGCTGAAGGTGTTGTATTCGGGCAACGCCGGGCTCGCCCACGAGTTCGGGACGTTTCAGGGTGCGGTCGAGCGACTGGCCGCCAGAGATCCCTTGTCTGGTGAGCAGTTTACGTTCCGGTTTGGCGGTGGCGGACCCAGGATGCGCGGGCTGCGGCAATGGGCCGAGGGCCGGTTTCCCCATGTTGAGTTCGGGGGCTACGCGCCGCGGTCGGAGTTGGGGCGGGTGTTCGGATGGTGTGATGTTGGGTTGGTGACGCAGATTCCGGAGACCTGCGGGGCGGTGGTGCCGAGCAAGACGTATGGGCTGCTGGCGGCGGGCCGGCCGGTGCTGTACGTCGGGCCTAAGGCGGCTACGCCGGCGCGGATTATCGAGAAGTACCGGGTTGGGTGGCAGGTAGATCCGGGGGCGGTCGACGAGTTAGCGGCCCTGCTGGTCTGGCTGCAGGCGCATCCCGAGGAGGTGGAGGAGGCGGGGGCCCGGGCTCGGGTGGTGTTCGAACGGGAGTATGATCTGCCCATTGGGGTGGCCCGGATTCTGGATTACCTTGGGATTCCCGTGAAGGCGGAGGTTCGGGCCGAGGCGGAGCGGAGACGAGCGGAACGGGTGGGGTAGGCGGCGGGGCAGAGGCCCCGGGCCGGTTGGAGCCTGGCCCCCTTGGGGTGGTTTGGCTGGTTGGGGCTGAGGATGGGGTGGGTGAGGGGGTTGGGGCTCGGTCGGCGGCGGGACAAATGTCCCGCGCGGGTTGAAGCCCGCCCCCCCTTGGATGGTTTGGGTGGTTGGGATTGGGGATGAGGATGGGGTGAGTGAGGGGGGTGGCGGTGAGTTGAGGGCGGGACAAATGTCCCGCGCGGGCTGATGCCCGCCCCCCTTGGATGGTTTGGGTGGTTGAGATTGGGGCTGAGGATGGGGTGAGTGAGTGGGTTGGCGGTGAGTTGGCGGCGAGGCAAATTCCTCGCGCGGGCTGATGCCCGCCCCCCCTTGGATGGTTTGGGTGGTTGGGATTGGGGCTGAGGATGGGGTGGGTGAGCGGGTTGGAGGTGAGTTGGCGGCGGGACAAATGTCCCGCGCGGGTTGAAGCCCGCCCCCCCTTGGATGGTTTGGGTGGTTGGGATTGGGGATGAGGATGGGGTGAGTGAGCAGGTTGGAGGTGAGTTGAGGGCGGGACAAATGTCCCGCGCGGGTTGAAGCCCGCCCCCCCTTGGATGGTTTGGGTGGTTGGGATTGGGGATGAGGATGGGGTGGGTGAGGGGGTTGGAGGTGAGTTGGCGGCGAGGCAAATGCCTCGCGCGGGCTGATGCCCGCCCCCCCCTTGGGATGGTTTGGTTGGTTGGGGATGAGGATGGGGTGTGCGCGGGTTGGAGATGAGTTGGCTGCGTAAATGCCCCGGGCCGATTGAAGCTTGGCCTCCTTGGGGTGGTTTGGCCGGTTGGGTGTGGATTTATTGAGAGTATTTGGCCGGATTTGGCACTATCCGGCTGGATGAGAATCTATCGACGCCGATTGCCGCATGTGGATTCCCCCGGCGAACCGGTGTTCGTGACTTGGCGGTTGTCGGGTAGTCTGCCGCCCCATCGGGCGTTTCTCGGAGGGCCCATTGCCTCTCGCGCCGCGTTTGCCGTGATGGACCGGTTGCTCGATGAGGCTCGCTGCGGCCCGTCGATGCTGCGGCAGCCCGCGGTGGCTCGGATCGTCCAAGAGGAAATCCTCGCGGTCGCCGCGGTGGGGGCTTGTCCGGTGCATGCCTATGTCGTGATGCCGAACCATGTCCATGTGCTTTGGACTCCTGCCATTTCTCTGGCTGATGTGGTCCGACTGGTGAAGGGGCGTAGCGCTCGCCGGATCAACCTGCTTCTCGGTCGGACTGGTTCGACTTTTTGGCAAA is a window from the uncultured Paludibaculum sp. genome containing:
- a CDS encoding transposase; this translates as MRIYRRRLPHVDSPGEPVFVTWRLSGSLPPHRAFLGGPIASRAAFAVMDRLLDEARCGPSMLRQPAVARIVQEEILAVAAVGACPVHAYVVMPNHVHVLWTPAISLADVVRLVKGRSARRINLLLGRTGSTFWQSEYFDRLVRSQDEFASVRRYIEWNPVKAGLVRAAEEFVWSSGFGVE
- a CDS encoding glycosyl hydrolase family 28-related protein, whose product is MNGRIARDLHRRAEVSVVTAVVVLDCITWFALPLSSLNPRQGARRTMGPVLLSVLCLMGCFASTVVGQSDTLPSGTGNLQPSAESKTSSDRSVNVRAFGAKGDWTGVSGTDDTAAFESAFSTSRRIYIPPGVYVVSKPIILLSGQVVVGAGRSQTKIVNRTSDVFQLRGNVNGIQLQDFSVAAYAGHVLNVGEFGLSLSVLSDIQWSVIGAPDKAVMYVSRGGGLIDVNVSDFDFGYPAQSRTVGAVYSSGDGHGFRLHHGRISQIPHPGDAGPYAIEIDAGRESPITGTQIDHVTFEQATGGAVKLSGNIQFSVSYCNIADMRRGSAIRPMFNIGKIGNIASAYGRVDHIWSMVGTDKAPDIAISDSTGIELEFLDANYIDGGGEGGRKGGRVSWINDISAPSAGRKVFQNIDPGALMIVDGEIRQATGIPRLVLRGDGGPSSYSSTTEVTMRSVAIPVGAVTVGSVVRIRAFGSVKGRSGGKTVMLRFGEAAAKTAILAKVGEGAADENSWMIEGEIQLRPSVREQQSWSVSWNGSRPEVGSAGTTAYDCASHPLQIAITSVVSNAKDSIELRVFEVEVLR
- a CDS encoding glycosyltransferase family 4 protein; its protein translation is MRVRFVNQFFWPDEAATSQILTDLARAADCDVEVVCGAAGYAAATGEPGLAPKGVRVARVGTSRFGHGRLQKIASYAGFFGGAAWRMLTGPRVDLTVTMTTPPLLGLLGWAAQRWRGSRHFVWEMDVYPDVATALGTFRPGGVLDQAVGWLADVPRRRADEVISLGPCMSERLIRRGVRAERIFAADNWADGAAIQPLPFVSNGRLKVLYSGNAGLAHEFGTFQGAVERLAARDPLSGEQFTFRFGGGGPRMRGLRQWAEGRFPHVEFGGYAPRSELGRVFGWCDVGLVTQIPETCGAVVPSKTYGLLAAGRPVLYVGPKAATPARIIEKYRVGWQVDPGAVDELAALLVWLQAHPEEVEEAGARARVVFEREYDLPIGVARILDYLGIPVKAEVRAEAERRRAERVG